The nucleotide window GAGGGACGTCGCGTAAGATCAccgtcattcggacccccgaacaagccgcgtcgaccccgaggccacggctaaaaaaattgtttacaccaacaataaCCATGTCAGTAAAGGAAACAAGTGAAACATTATGTTATGTTTCTAAATACATGTTAACGACAcgagggtatatatatatatatatatatatatatatatatatatatatatatatatatatatatatatatatatatagagcctCGTTAACATGTATTTAGAAACATACAACAATGTTTCACCtgtttcctttatatatatatatatatatatatatatatatatatatatatatatatatatatatattttttatagttattttACGATTGGAATGTAGTCTTAGTTGtttatcatttcgaaagaaaaaaaCCAATCAATCATTATTCTCTTTtgaaaacatcactcattgtcgtTAAAACAACGAAACTGGCAGCACACATCAAGCATGACACGAACCAAAAACACCAGACGCAGGACAGAGACGACACCGTCAAGCTCGGGACTCCTTTGGCTCCTCTTACTTAGGACTCTTCTTCTCCCCCTCTTTCTCCTCGGTCTTGTGGTAGCCAGGCAGCTTCTCCATGATCCTTCCCAGTATGCCCTTCTTCTCCTTCCCCTCATCCCGCTCGTGCTCCTCGCCATGGCCGGCGCATGCAGCAGCTGGGGACGGCGGTGCCGGCGCCTCGTCGGCGGGCTTCTTGTGGCCGGGCAGCTTCTCCTTGATCTTCTCCAGGAGCCCCTTCTCCTGCTCTGGCGGGGTAGCTTCCACCTTCGCAGTCTCCTCCTGCATCTTCTCCACCACCACCGTGGTGCCCTCCTCGACCTCGGGTTTCTTGGCTTCTTCCTCGCATACAAGCTTCTCGTTGATCTTTTCCTTCagacctttcttcttcttcttcttcttcttctccttgttcACTCCTTcagcttcttcttcatcatcgctCGACTGCACACGCACGATAAAGAAGAGCTTAACAGTTCGGTCATATCTACAGTCGGAGTCTTGATTCAACCATGGTTAAAGGAGTACATACCGAGCTAGAGCTGGAGCTGTGAGACCGGTGGAGTTTCTCCAGAAGACCCATCTTCTCCTCCTCGTTCGCCTTCTCTCCCTCCTCGATCTGAACCTTCTCCACCCCGGTCACCagaacctcctcctcctcatggcactccttcctctcctcatccttcttcttctccatgaAGTCAAACAACCCCCGGTCTTGGACCGCCACCTCCTCACCGCTCTCCATGGCCTTGTTGTGCTCCTCCGCCATGGTATATATCTGTAGAAACAGTTCAACACTCAACAACAAAGCAACTACCGTATGGACTGGTTTTTGGAGGAAGGAGAGACATGGCTTTATATAGAGCTTTGCCGGATGGTGCAGTCACGCAGAGATCGATGCGTTGCCTCGCTACGAACGCGACGTAGGAATCGAATAAAGAACTCGTTAGGATTACGGAGGAAAGGACAGAGACAGCAAGCGGAACGTGGCCGCGCGGCAAGTGGTCTCTGTGAGCCCCAGGTGGCCTTGCCAGCGTCGGTGGACGAACTCGAGAGGTCGGTGGAGACACGCCATTCGGTTCTCTCGTGGCACTTGTTATCGTGAGGCGCGTCATCTTTACAGGGCACTTACGGTGTCTGGGGTGCGAGCCCTACAAGTCCATATGAGTCGTCAAGCCGCACGCGAGTGAGAGCGTCTGCTTAGCTCGGCCCGAGGGGCAGTACAACGCAGGTGACCTTCCGCCTCGAATGGAGCAAAAAGTCGGTCGTGTGTCGGTCCATGTCGTCCCTCCTCTCTCGTTAAGCTCTTCCATCTTCATCTATTTTGCTCGCTGCTACTGTACAGGTTTTGCCTTCGTTTGCTGTACACAGAAACAGCTCGCGGTGATGCACCTCATTCTCACGTCCAGTAAACAAGAACAACCGGATCATCCATCTACTTGCTCTTCCCTCGCCCACAAGTAGCCATGATGCACGTCGATCTTTACACGCACCGAATCATCATCACCAAAGACCGGCATGTGTTGCCAAAGAGCGACCTCTCCGGCTCCGCCATGGCCGCCATGGGCGACATCTTTATCTTTTCTATTACACGAGCACTCGAGTTCCGGGGGGTGAAGCACATGGTCGAACACCTTACCCAGGCTTTTGGTGCCTTGTGGATTTAACGATGGATGGGAAGAAGTTGGCTACAATTCCATGGAATGCTACTCGTTAATCctaagctgctgctgctgctgctgctggtctcTCCATAATATGCTAGTGAAGAACTCTCCTCGACGGATTCCTCTGTTTTGCTTCGCAACCTATGAGATTTTACCGATCAATTTTTTTGGGGGATTTTCCTTTATCTCGAATCCGGGCAATGCTTACGGATCATTTTATGTTCCGAGATAATAACGGTGGCAGACACATCAAAATCAACAATTTTCTAAGAGTCGGATCCAGAAATTGGAGAAACATCAGAATGTATCGGAGAAACTCAGTCAGTCAAATGTCTAGTGAGGATGGCACTAACCCCAATGCTCGAGTGAGTCTTCTTTTCATGTAAGGGAATGCAGGAAGGCTTGGTTGCATCCCTGATAGCTACTCCTACCTCCTTACAAGGCATAGATGATGGTATGCTGAACTCTGTCATCGAAAAGTTGCAGAAAATATTTCTAGTTCATGTTGTTGGTGAACTTTATGTCGTCGTCACCGTGGAGTCGATATGATTTGGTCCGATTGACGATGTTTAGGACGGTACGGGAGATAAGATTTTTGCCTGATCGAATCGGGCTTGGATTTGGTTAGTATACGCCTCTTCAGCAAGCTTGTCCATCTTTGTCGCTACCGAATTCTTACACACTAGCTTAGGTTGCGATGAGGAGGAAGATCTCCGACTTAGACCCATCCAAAGATCAAGTTAGTGGTGTTCTAATATTCCAGATGCCCCTTGTCAGATGTTGGCAAGGGATTTTTATCATAGTGCTTGAGATCGGTTATACACAACCTTCACGCGACGGTTGACTCCCCGAGCGACGAGTGTACCTTCAAATGTTTGTCACCCGAGATATGTCAGATGGCGCCATGCGGCACCGTTTCAAGTTTCCCGGAGCGATCCTTATTGCGGTGATGCTGGTTAGCACGATGCGAGACGATGCGGGAGGAGAACAGTTGTTATCTCATATTTCTGGTGGTGCTGTGTCTTCTTCCCAAGGCTCCGTACTTGAATTGACATGACGGGGGTCGTGTCCTCGTGACGGAATCCATAATATGTTCtatcaaatataataaaagataagtTATAAAATAATGGCCTACTTAATccaaattatatattaatttaagcaCTTAATTAGTTAATTGGATTAGGATGAAATAAGTAAGCAGTCTATTTCATCCTGTGATAACTTAGAACATGTTCATGCTTGATGGATGCACTTAGATGAAGTGTGGATGAGGGAATGTTGGAATTTGCAAAGCAATATTATATAACCACTTTATAAGCAATAAGCTTCAGACAAATAGAACAACTCTAAACTGcatcaaaagagagaaagaaacagGAAACAAATCTTTACATTAAAAAGAAGAACAACAAATTAGAGTTTTGAATTGGACAGTAGAAGTTAAAGACTAGCACAAAAGAGGAGTATAGTATCATCTTTTCCTTCAGAAGGTTAAGAAAATGCAAGCACAGGAAGGTTATCAGttgaaaaaagagaaaataaatgcagAAATTAATTGAAAGATGATCAAAGGTATGTTTTTGGtataaaatacctaaaaatatTGATGAAATCGATAGGAATAAACAATACAGTTCGTGTCAATACGATATCCAAATCGAAAGATTAAAGAACTAATTAATTAGATTATTTTCTTTACGAAATATATGCGAAATCTTATAATTATCTACAGCagataaaatatctttaataatatttaaaatttatcatgagataaaaaaaattatctaccTATGATATCCTGTTTTTGGCCATTTAGATAAGGAGACAAAGAAAGGTCCTATAATCTCCAAAATCAAAAGTACTGCAGTtagcttctccataaaggactgctAGAACTCTTGATGCATGGACTACATCATCAATTCCTGTTCTTAATGTTCATACAAAACCAAAGATTTATTGTGAGATCTGCTTACCTATTGATTTGTGTCATATTTATCACCATCCAAATTAATCATGAGTCAATCTTTGGAAAAAAAGAGCACTGTAGGAACTCAAAACACATTTCAAGGATGTGTTCCTTAAAAGAGGACATAGTGAACATATTGTCCTTCGCATGCCCCTACTTCATGGATAGATCTCATTTCACATGACTCCTTGGCTCTTCCACACGCGCCCCACCAACCCCCTCCTCACACCTCTTCCCTTGTGGTATTTATGTTGCCTTCCCCCAGCCCATAAAGCCCCTCCTCAGCCCCATCATCTTCCTCCCACTCCTTCGGCTCTGAGAGGAGAGCCAAATGAGCTCCCACACTCTGAGTGAGCTGATCCTGAGGAAATGGCAGAGGCTGGCGAGCAAGGGGAGGAGGAAGGGAAGCAAGGGGCACTTTGTGGTGTATGCCAAGGAAGGGAAGAGGTTTATGGTTCCTTTGAAGTACTTGGAACACCCCATATTTCAGGTGCTGCTGGAGATGGCAGAGGAGGAGTTCGGGACGGCCAGTGATGGGCCACTGAGGGTGCCCTGCGAGGAGAAGCTGATGGAGCACATCGTCTCTCTCTTGAAGGCAGCTCGACCGGGCAAGGATGCGGTGCAGAGGAGCTTCCTTTTCTTCCCTTCCCTTCGGAATAATGTCCTCAACAATGGTTGTCAAAGTGGCATTACAGTAATCTAAACTTCATCTTGGATGCTACTAGTAATAAGATTAGATGTTTTGTACAATCTTCTTCGCTTGTAAATCTATCTGCAGGAAGAGAAGGATGAAGAAACTGTTGGATTTGTGCAGTGAAATCGACTGCAATTGTGTACTTTGTATGCTTATAACCTTTTTGTTTCATTGATTGTCTCTCTTACATAGCAAGTGTGAGAAACGTTAATGACTTGGAAGAACACAACTGGTAGAATCATATAATCAAATGAAACATCAGCTCACCAAACAGGAAAGAGCTGATGATGATTCCTACACCCTGCTTCATCAAGTAGGAAGAAAGATGTTGGGATCAAAGCTTAGCATTTGATACTAATGGGAGTTGGTAAAAGGAAGCTTTGATGATGCTATCGGCAGTGCAGTTTGGATTTCATATTTGTTGACCATGTGGAGTTCATAGATGTGGGAAGACTGTGAATGCAAGATGAAGCCTTTGCCCTCTCATGTCTCTGCGGCGTGCAATGCAAGCACAGTGTGTCTAATCTTCGTCGGCTCGCGGAATTCTACATGCAAGAAGAGAAGCCATGGCGGTTCGTCTTCTCCTTCCCTCTCCATAGCGGTGGAGGCGGTAGACCTCGACGGCAAACGGCGGcgtcttctccctctccctctcactGTCTCTCTGTCACTCGCTCTCGCTTTTTCAATTGTCAACCTCCAGACCGGGTCGGAGTTTCGAACCGGTGACTGGACCGAACCGGACCGTGGGTTTAAATGGCGTTGTCGGGAAGGACGGCGGCCTCCATTCCTGTCCACCTCGCTTGCTTGTCGACCAAGCGAGAAGAGCGCCCCGTGCGGATCCCCCGTCCGCCGAGCTTCCTCCTTCCATCCGTCGACCCTTGGGAACGATTCGAGGTTTTGATCTTGGACATCGATCGTCTGATCTGTAGCCCTAACCTTTTCAGCTTATCCGTGTGGTTTCCGGCTTCCGTTGCTGCGATCGGAGCGTTTTCGGATTCTGAGGTCGGAGGTATCTGTAACTCGATGTTCTTCTTGGTCCGATTTAGGTCGTGATTTATAGTTATGCCTTATTCTTGCCCATGAATTGAATCCCTTTTATCGTCTTTACAGGCTGTGTTAGTGATGTTGGAGCTCGCTCGTCTTGGGGTTGGAATGAGCTAGCAGTGAAGACTTCTCGACTTTGACCTACAGGTGGGTCAGAAATTTCTAAAAATTGATCCTTTTTAGCTTCGTTGGCAGATAATTTCATTGTTGTTGATGTGGCTTGTCCTCATGTCCTAGATCTTATTACTTCCTATTTTTAGTTTCCCATCTTCCGATGTTAATAGGGATTATGGTAGCATTCTTTCAATCCTACCATCTGCCACGTTCATACAGCGACGCAAGCTTGGCTTCAGAATGTGCATGACTGCACACTGCACGCTGCAGACTGTTCCGTCAGCTGCCTGGTGTGTCTTGTATTGGTTCAAACCCTAGTTTTGTTTAAGCTTCAGACTTAAGTTAATGCTGACTTGGTGAGGCGTCAACATTTTGCTGGATGCCTACAACTGGTAGATTGTAGTTGCATCGATGTGGTCAGAATGTGAGCAAGCTACTAAGGTTTTAATGTGGTTCTTCACACTAGTGAATCATGATTCATGCATAATCCATCATAACTTTTGAAGGTTAAGTTCTTGTTGATTGGTTAATTGATATGTTATATGACTGttcaatttgatttctgctatttGCAGGATTTTTTCTTCTCAGAGCTAAGAAGTGCTTACATTTCTGCGTGGTTTAATTCCTATGATTCCCTGTCATCAGAAGAGAAATTTTTGGCTTGGTCAAGCATGGAGTTATGGAGAGTTTGTACGCTAAACCGTTTTACATGTTGGTCTAGCTCTGGGCTCCTCCCTTTCAATTATTGGTAAATGGAGAGAGATAAATATGAGTTGGTAGAGTGATTGGACAAGTTCTGAATGTCTCAATATAATCCAATGGATGCTAGAAAGGGGGTTGGCTCTGCAAGTCAAAGATCCACACAGTTTCCGCCAAGCTCTACTGGTGCTAATGTCAGACCACCAGAGGCTAGTGTATTAGGTGTTGCAACACCTGTTCTGAATTACTCAATCCAGACAGGAGAGGAGTTTGCTCTTGAATTTATGCGAGAACGAGCAATCTCCAAGAAGCCTATGATCCAAACTGCAACTGGAGATCAAAATATGGCCACTGGCTACACAGACATGACGGGTATATTGATACCACACATGGGGTCTGAAAGTGCATCGGATGTTTTAGCGCCTGCGACCGGAGATAGTTGGCAGTTTAAGGAGGTTGAGAAGCAAAACTTCTCTGAAACTGAtcgtaaagttcattatgaatcatCATGGTCCATGCCACGAGCGTCATCTGGTGAGGGAAGCAGTCGAACAACACTTCATGGGTATTCTTTGTCAGAATATCCTGATGTCTTATCAAAAAGGATGAAATTCCTCTGCAGTTTTGGTGGCAAGATCATACCTCGTCCCAGTGATGGAAAACTCAGATATGTAGGAGGTGATACGCGTATTATACGAATAAGCAGGGATATTTCATGGGACGAACTCATGCAAAAGACAATAGCAATATATAATAGGCCTCATACTGTTAAGTATCAGCTGCCTGGGGAAGACCTGGATGCCTTGATATCAGTCTCATGCGATGAAGATTTACAGAATATGATGGAGGAATACACTGTTCTGGAAGGAGCTGATGGATCGCATAAACTCAGGATGTTTCTATTTTCTTCCGATGATACTGATGATGTGCACTACAGCTTGGGCAGTATGGAGGGTGATTCTGAGATCCAGTATGTTGCTGCGGTCAATGGCATCGATTTGGGATCTGGAAAATCTTCACACGGGCATGGATTGACAAGCACATCAATAAGCGACTTGGATCAGTTACTCAATCTTAATGTTGAGGCTGAAAGAGCTAATCCTTACATGGTTGCGACTCAGTCAGTTGGTTATGTTACTGCTCCTGTAGCATCTGCTACTACATTCACTCCAACGCTGCAGGAAAGCTCATCTACTGCATACGATAGCCATTCTCAGAGTTTTGAGGGCCAAAGATACCAATTTGTTGAAAGTGAACACTATGCTTACAATCCCATCAATCCTCCTGACAGATATCAGAATGCAGATAGCAGAGACTCTATTGTTCTACCTATGCCATCTGATTATCAGTACCAATCCAATTATACGGACATTCCAGGCCAACAGTCTTTCTATCAAAGCATGCTGCAAGATCCATACAATGGTGTGAGTCCATTTGATAGAGAAACTGTAAAGAAGAATGAAAAACTGGCAGTTGATAGTTTTTCTCAGAAAAAAGTGGAAAGAGAGCATATCAATTCCCACAATAATGAACCTGCCAAAACCATAGATCAGCATGATGCTTCAGCTTCAAGTTCTATGCATGCTGAAATTCCATATGCTGCTGTGGCACCAGACGCTGTGACATCTGTGCAACCTCcaaaaaataaaggaaaacaACTGGAACCTGCTCCAGTCTTGTCATCGACCAATACTGTGAATGCTGGACATGGTTCTGAGATGAATGAAGATGACCAGTACTCCAGCGGAGCTTTAATGTCTGGCTTTTCTGACTATGAAACTGATGTTATTAATGTAAACTACGGTAATCCACCTTCGCGTCCTTTCCGAGTTTACCAATCTGAGAGGCTTCCTAGGGAGCAGGCGGGGTTTCTAAATCGACTGTCTAAATCCGATGATTCCATTAATTCTCACTATCTGATAAATGAGGCATGTCCCACTGGAGCTCAAGAATCTATTGCTGAAGCGGTTGACACTCTTGTCGAGGGAGAGTCTGGAGCAAAGCCTCCATGCTCAAATAATGCAACTTTAGAAAAATATAAGAAATTGGAAAATACAATTAATCAAGATTATAAATTCGAACCTGTCTCTGTTCTACAAGTATCAGAAACTGTAAGTTCTTCTCCTCAGCCCATGAGTGCTTTGATTAATCAAGATATGCAGGATCCAAATGGAGCTTCAATAAGTTCAGTAGTTCAGGCAGGTTCTGATCATACTGATGCCAGTGATGAAAGAAATTATAAACAAGGGAGGAAGATTCAGATGCCTGAGTCTCAACATGCACCTCCAAAGTCTGCATATAATAAGCCCACTGTTGTTGAAGATAGGATTTTGCCAGAATCAAATATGAGCAGACACATGGAAAAGGCCACAAATGTTGGTGAAATAGATGTAACCAAGATCAATATCCGAGAGCCACATAATGTTGGAGCTTTTATTAATGCACAGGAAGGTCCTTCCGTTCTTGCTGACATTCCATGGGAAGACACATCTAACAAGGATATATATAATGGTAATGTGCAACATGCCCCAGCATTTAGTTGGGTGGAAAGTACTGTTGGGGCTGTCTCTCGGGAGGAAACTTCTGCTCCCACCCCAGAGCGCATTCTTATTGATATTAATGATAGGTTCCCACCTAATCTGCTCTCTGATATCTTTTATAAGGCTGGAATTGCTGATAACTTGTCAAATATAAATCTGCTGCGCAAAGATGATGCTGGAGTTAGCGTGAACATGCAAAACCATGAACCTAAGCGTTGGTCTTTCTTCAGAAATCTGGCCCAGGATGAGTTTGGACGCAAAGACTTTTCTCTTATGGATCAAGATCACATTAGTTACTCATCTGTGCTTCCTAAAGTAGAAGAAGGGGTTTGTAGCCCATACCAGTTTGCACCTTTGGAGAATGAGAGAGTTGATTTTGGTCACATAGATTCCCAAATTGATTTCAGTGAGGAAATGCAAGAGTCATCCAATACCATTGCAGATAATACCAATATTTTGCACGAGGTTTATATTCCATCACAAATCCCTCATCCTCTTGGAATTGAGAAGGGAGAAGGTTTGCAGGTAGAAAATCCTTATGCAAAGCTAGGAGAGACATTAAAAACACATATTTCAGAGAATGATGTATGTTTCTCTCTGCAGCAcagaaaatttattttcatatttaatattaaaCTATCACCAGGTG belongs to Musa acuminata AAA Group cultivar baxijiao chromosome BXJ1-11, Cavendish_Baxijiao_AAA, whole genome shotgun sequence and includes:
- the LOC103971659 gene encoding dehydrin DHN1, translated to MAEEHNKAMESGEEVAVQDRGLFDFMEKKKDEERKECHEEEEVLVTGVEKVQIEEGEKANEEEKMGLLEKLHRSHSSSSSSSSDDEEEAEGVNKEKKKKKKKKGLKEKINEKLVCEEEAKKPEVEEGTTVVVEKMQEETAKVEATPPEQEKGLLEKIKEKLPGHKKPADEAPAPPSPAAACAGHGEEHERDEGKEKKGILGRIMEKLPGYHKTEEKEGEKKSPK
- the LOC135596475 gene encoding auxin-responsive protein SAUR36-like; the encoded protein is MSSHTLSELILRKWQRLASKGRRKGSKGHFVVYAKEGKRFMVPLKYLEHPIFQVLLEMAEEEFGTASDGPLRVPCEEKLMEHIVSLLKAARPGKDAVQRSFLFFPSLRNNVLNNGCQSGITEEKDEETVGFVQ
- the LOC103971660 gene encoding uncharacterized protein LOC103971660 isoform X1, which produces MSQYNPMDARKGVGSASQRSTQFPPSSTGANVRPPEASVLGVATPVLNYSIQTGEEFALEFMRERAISKKPMIQTATGDQNMATGYTDMTGILIPHMGSESASDVLAPATGDSWQFKEVEKQNFSETDRKVHYESSWSMPRASSGEGSSRTTLHGYSLSEYPDVLSKRMKFLCSFGGKIIPRPSDGKLRYVGGDTRIIRISRDISWDELMQKTIAIYNRPHTVKYQLPGEDLDALISVSCDEDLQNMMEEYTVLEGADGSHKLRMFLFSSDDTDDVHYSLGSMEGDSEIQYVAAVNGIDLGSGKSSHGHGLTSTSISDLDQLLNLNVEAERANPYMVATQSVGYVTAPVASATTFTPTLQESSSTAYDSHSQSFEGQRYQFVESEHYAYNPINPPDRYQNADSRDSIVLPMPSDYQYQSNYTDIPGQQSFYQSMLQDPYNGVSPFDRETVKKNEKLAVDSFSQKKVEREHINSHNNEPAKTIDQHDASASSSMHAEIPYAAVAPDAVTSVQPPKNKGKQLEPAPVLSSTNTVNAGHGSEMNEDDQYSSGALMSGFSDYETDVINVNYGNPPSRPFRVYQSERLPREQAGFLNRLSKSDDSINSHYLINEACPTGAQESIAEAVDTLVEGESGAKPPCSNNATLEKYKKLENTINQDYKFEPVSVLQVSETVSSSPQPMSALINQDMQDPNGASISSVVQAGSDHTDASDERNYKQGRKIQMPESQHAPPKSAYNKPTVVEDRILPESNMSRHMEKATNVGEIDVTKINIREPHNVGAFINAQEGPSVLADIPWEDTSNKDIYNGNVQHAPAFSWVESTVGAVSREETSAPTPERILIDINDRFPPNLLSDIFYKAGIADNLSNINLLRKDDAGVSVNMQNHEPKRWSFFRNLAQDEFGRKDFSLMDQDHISYSSVLPKVEEGVCSPYQFAPLENERVDFGHIDSQIDFSEEMQESSNTIADNTNILHEVYIPSQIPHPLGIEKGEGLQVENPYAKLGETLKTHISENDESKFEGGEAAEPVLDASVDDFDLSNLQIIENEDLEELRELGSGTFGTVYHGKWRGTDVAIKRIKKSCFTGRSSEKERLTIEFWREAEILSQLHHPNVVAFYGVVKDGPGGTLATVTEFMVNGSLRHVLLRKDKYLDRRKRLIIAMDAAFGMEYLHSKNIVHFDLKCDNLLVNLKDQSRPICKVGDFGLSKIKRNTLVSGGVRGTLPWMAPELLNGSSNKVSEKVDVFSFGIVMWEILTGEEPYANMHYGAIIGGIVNNTLRPPVPATCDPEWRKLMELCWAPDPAQRPSFTQIAGRLRSMSVASQAKPAK
- the LOC103971660 gene encoding uncharacterized protein LOC103971660 isoform X2, which produces MSQYNPMDARKGVGSASQRSTQFPPSSTGANVRPPEASVLGVATPVLNYSIQTGEEFALEFMRERAISKKPMIQTATGDQNMATGYTDMTGILIPHMGSESASDVLAPATGDSWQFKEVEKQNFSETDRKVHYESSWSMPRASSGEGSSRTTLHGYSLSEYPDVLSKRMKFLCSFGGKIIPRPSDGKLRYVGGDTRIIRISRDISWDELMQKTIAIYNRPHTVKYQLPGEDLDALISVSCDEDLQNMMEEYTVLEGADGSHKLRMFLFSSDDTDDVHYSLGSMEGDSEIQYVAAVNGIDLGSGKSSHGHGLTSTSISDLDQLLNLNVEAERANPYMVATQSVGYVTAPVASATTFTPTLQESSSTAYDSHSQSFEGQRYQFVESEHYAYNPINPPDRYQNADSRDSIVLPMPSDYQYQSNYTDIPGQQSFYQSMLQDPYNGVSPFDRETVKKNEKLAVDSFSQKKVEREHINSHNNEPAKTIDQHDASASSSMHAEIPYAAVAPDAVTSVQPPKNKGKQLEPAPVLSSTNTVNAGHGSEMNEDDQYSSGALMSGFSDYETDVINVNYGNPPSRPFRVYQSERLPREQAGFLNRLSKSDDSINSHYLINEACPTGAQESIAEAVDTLVEGESGAKPPCSNNATLEKYKKLENTINQDYKFEPVSVLQVSETVSSSPQPMSALINQDMQDPNGASISSVVQAGSDHTDASDERNYKQGRKIQMPESQHAPPKSAYNKPTVVEDRILPESNMSRHMEKATNVGEIDVTKINIREPHNVGAFINAQEGPSVLADIPWEDTSNKDIYNGNVQHAPAFSWVESTVGAVSREETSAPTPERILIDINDRFPPNLLSDIFYKAGIADNLSNINLLRKDDAGVSVNMQNHEPKRWSFFRNLAQDEFGRKDFSLMDQDHISYSSVLPKVEEGVCSPYQFAPLENERVDFGHIDSQIDFSEEMQESSNTIADNTNILHEVYIPSQIPHPLGIEKGEGLQESKFEGGEAAEPVLDASVDDFDLSNLQIIENEDLEELRELGSGTFGTVYHGKWRGTDVAIKRIKKSCFTGRSSEKERLTIEFWREAEILSQLHHPNVVAFYGVVKDGPGGTLATVTEFMVNGSLRHVLLRKDKYLDRRKRLIIAMDAAFGMEYLHSKNIVHFDLKCDNLLVNLKDQSRPICKVGDFGLSKIKRNTLVSGGVRGTLPWMAPELLNGSSNKVSEKVDVFSFGIVMWEILTGEEPYANMHYGAIIGGIVNNTLRPPVPATCDPEWRKLMELCWAPDPAQRPSFTQIAGRLRSMSVASQAKPAK